The Thermomicrobiales bacterium genome contains a region encoding:
- the add gene encoding adenosine deaminase, which translates to MAACDSLQTAEDYERVAWELGETAKAQNVHYLEVTISPTSPLKPRTRALPDIVLAGCEAAARQVWTDFGVRMQFIVDAVRIRTPEEVQAIAEWCVDNLGNGLVGLGLGGTEIGFPAAPHAAAIAFARERGARISLHAGETVGPESVWDALNSGAERIGHGVTSVQDPDLLHHLAGTGTVLEVSPTSNICLGVSTSYSEHPIRALYDAGVLVTINTDDPPMFDATLTGEYEALARHAGFTIDELVAISRRAAEAAFLPDEERAALIARFDTEIDALRQPDEPQR; encoded by the coding sequence GCGATAGCCTCCAGACCGCAGAAGATTATGAGCGCGTGGCCTGGGAGCTGGGCGAGACAGCCAAAGCGCAGAATGTCCACTACCTTGAGGTGACGATCTCACCGACCTCGCCGCTGAAGCCGCGCACCCGCGCGCTACCCGATATCGTGCTGGCCGGCTGCGAAGCCGCTGCCCGTCAGGTCTGGACCGATTTCGGCGTTCGCATGCAGTTCATCGTCGATGCCGTCCGCATCCGCACGCCAGAGGAGGTGCAGGCGATCGCCGAGTGGTGCGTCGACAACCTCGGCAATGGACTCGTGGGTCTCGGCCTGGGCGGCACCGAAATCGGATTCCCGGCAGCGCCCCACGCAGCCGCGATCGCATTCGCACGCGAACGCGGCGCGCGCATCAGCCTCCACGCGGGTGAGACGGTCGGACCCGAGAGCGTCTGGGATGCACTCAATAGTGGCGCTGAACGCATCGGCCATGGTGTGACCAGCGTGCAGGACCCTGACCTGCTGCACCATCTTGCTGGCACTGGCACCGTGCTGGAGGTGTCACCAACCAGCAACATCTGCCTCGGTGTTTCGACCAGCTACAGCGAGCATCCGATTCGCGCGCTTTATGACGCCGGCGTGCTGGTGACGATCAACACTGACGACCCGCCGATGTTCGACGCGACGCTGACCGGCGAGTACGAAGCCCTCGCCAGGCACGCCGGATTCACCATCGACGAGCTGGTCGCGATCTCGCGCCGCGCGGCGGAGGCGGCCTTCCTGCCGGACGAAGAACGGGCAGCGCTCATCGCCCGTTTCGACACGGAGATTGACGCCCTGCGGCAGCCGGACGAGCCACAACGTTGA
- a CDS encoding redox-sensing transcriptional repressor Rex gives MEQAERGQRAEHAIPDIVIRRLPIYVRTLKLIADSGTATVSSDDLAEEIGVTAAQIRRDLSYFGKFGKQGKGYDVTTLVAEIEHILQLDRHWDVALVGFGNLGRAIAAYRGFGSKTFEIAAIFDRNPDRIGQRSEDGVLVEHADEITRVVREKNIHMGIIAVPAAAGQEAADALIDGGVRAILNYAPVILRVPETVWVREIDPTGAMQSMTYYLSDDPESSNATKPESRRMSPEPTPGW, from the coding sequence ATGGAACAGGCAGAGCGCGGCCAACGGGCCGAGCATGCGATACCGGACATTGTCATTCGCCGATTACCGATTTACGTCCGGACCCTCAAGCTGATCGCCGACAGCGGTACCGCGACAGTCTCGTCCGACGATCTGGCCGAGGAAATCGGCGTCACTGCGGCGCAAATCCGGCGCGATCTCTCCTACTTTGGCAAGTTCGGGAAGCAGGGCAAAGGCTACGACGTCACGACGCTCGTGGCGGAGATCGAGCACATTCTTCAGCTGGATCGGCATTGGGACGTGGCGCTCGTCGGATTCGGCAACCTTGGCCGCGCCATCGCCGCCTACCGTGGCTTCGGTTCGAAAACGTTCGAGATCGCCGCAATCTTCGACCGCAATCCAGATCGTATCGGCCAGCGCTCCGAGGACGGCGTCCTTGTCGAGCATGCCGACGAGATCACCCGCGTCGTTCGCGAGAAGAACATCCACATGGGCATCATCGCCGTGCCGGCTGCGGCAGGCCAGGAGGCCGCCGACGCGCTGATCGATGGCGGTGTCCGCGCAATCCTCAACTACGCACCGGTCATTCTGCGTGTCCCAGAGACCGTCTGGGTGCGCGAGATCGACCCAACCGGCGCAATGCAGTCGATGACCTATTATCTGAGCGACGATCCGGAATCGTCCAATGCGACGAAGCCAGAATCACGCCGCATGTCGCCAGAGCCAACGCCGGGCTGGTAG
- a CDS encoding endonuclease III, with product MAKQAFDIDDVMLRLAQAVEPYPKAALFELAGRGYTSPFEQLVACMISIRTRDETTLPVAEALFQQARTPYAMLQLGVATVERLISRATFHESKARQIVQIAQRVIDEFGGEVPCDDEQLQTFPGVGPKCAYLVLGIACDAPRVSADIHVHRVTNRWGYVQTRTPEQTMVVLEEKLPRKYWLEINRLLVPFGKHICTGNLPRCSTCPLLDVCQQVGVTAHR from the coding sequence ATGGCGAAACAGGCATTCGACATTGATGATGTCATGCTACGGCTGGCGCAGGCTGTCGAGCCATACCCGAAGGCGGCGCTCTTCGAGCTCGCGGGGCGCGGCTATACGTCGCCGTTCGAGCAGCTCGTTGCCTGCATGATCTCGATTCGCACTCGCGACGAGACGACGCTGCCCGTCGCCGAGGCGCTGTTCCAGCAGGCGCGGACGCCGTACGCGATGCTGCAGCTGGGTGTAGCAACGGTTGAACGCCTCATCAGTCGTGCCACGTTCCACGAATCGAAGGCACGCCAGATCGTTCAGATCGCGCAGCGGGTCATTGACGAGTTTGGCGGCGAGGTGCCGTGTGATGACGAACAGCTGCAGACATTCCCCGGAGTTGGACCGAAGTGCGCGTATCTGGTGTTGGGGATTGCCTGCGATGCGCCGCGGGTGTCAGCCGACATCCATGTCCATCGCGTCACCAACCGCTGGGGCTACGTGCAGACGCGGACTCCCGAGCAGACGATGGTCGTGCTGGAGGAGAAGCTACCGCGGAAGTACTGGCTGGAGATCAACCGCCTGCTGGTGCCGTTCGGCAAGCACATCTGCACTGGCAACCTGCCGCGCTGCTCAACCTGCCCGCTGCTGGATGTCTGCCAACAGGTTGGTGTGACGGCGCATCGCTAG